Proteins from one Epinephelus moara isolate mb chromosome 1, YSFRI_EMoa_1.0, whole genome shotgun sequence genomic window:
- the ppm1g gene encoding protein phosphatase 1G isoform X1, with protein MGAYLSQPNTTKTSFDGGNSNMSYGFSAMQGWRVSMEDAHNCIPEFDEETAMFSVYDGHGGEEVALYCSKYLPDIIKEQKTYKDGKLQKALEDAFLAIDSRMTSEEVIKELIQIAGRPTEEPPVEKVAEEDDLDTEEAALLHEEATMTIEELLVRYGQNLNAVKHAAALSAAAKKAASSHPEASADKGEGGKGQKDGVNGDVEEESNGKAKEAEGAACGSKLRACRRTGGGEGSGSAADCGGSGSSNGEEKAGKAEGDAGPSCSSLSSKAAGDSKSRFFDDSEESEEGEEEEEGSDEEDGSEEEEGDSSEMDEEEDTEEGEEDSEDEEEEEMCLPGMDGKEEPGSDSGTTAVVALIRGKQLIVANAGDSRCVVSERGKAVDMSYDHKPEDEVELARIKNAGGKVTMDGRVNGGLNLSRAIGDHFYKRNKSLPPEEQMISAMPDVKVLTLNEDHEFMVIACDGIWNVLSSQEVVDFINERIKPDQNGKVRRLSSIVEELLDHCLAPDTSGDGTGCDNMTCIIITLRPHPSTAEPDDMKKRKHQEEEAAGAEPEKNGNDSKKAKSD; from the exons ATGGGGGCTTATCTGTCGCAACCTAACACGACCAAGACCTCTTTCGATGGCGGCAACAGCAACATGAGCTACGGTTTCTCTGCCATGCAGGGCTGGCGCGTCTCCATGGAG GATGCTCACAACTGTATCCCAGAGTTTGATGAGGAGACAGCCATGTTTTCTGTGTATGATGGACATGGAG GCGAGGAGGTGGCTCTGTACTGTTCAAAGTACCTTCCTGACATCATCAAGGAGCAGAAGACCTACAAAGACGGCAAACTGCAAAAG GCTCTGGAGGATGCCTTCTTGGCCATCGACAGCAGAATGACCTCAGAGGAAGTCATCAAGGAACTGATCCAGATCGCTGGACGGCCCACTGAGGAGCCTCCTGTTGAAAAGGTGGCAGAGGAGGACGATT TGGACACAGAGGAGGCAGCTTTGCTCCACGAGGAAGCCACAATGACCATAGAGGAGCTGCTGGTGCGCTATGGCCAGAACCTCAATGCTGTCAAGCACGCAGCTGCTCTCAG TGCGGCTGCCAAGAAGGCTGCGAGCTCGCACCCTGAGGCCTCAGCAGACAAAGGGGAAGGTGGGAAAGGACAGAAGGACGGAGTAAATGGAGATGTGGAGGAAGAGAGCAATGGAAAGGCAAAGGAAGCAGAAGGAGCGGCTTGTGGGTCTAAGCTGCGAGCCTGTCGGAGAACAGGAGGCGGTGAAGGCAGTGGTTCAG CAGCTGACTGTGGAGGGTCAGGAAGCTCCAATGGAGAGGAAAAGGCTGGTAAAGCCGAGGGAGACGCAGgtccctcctgctcctctctgtcctccaagGCTGCAGGAGATTCCAAGTCAAGGTTTTTTGATGACAGCGAGGAGtctgaggagggagaggaggaggaggagggcagtgATGAAGAG GATggcagtgaggaggaagagggtgacagcagtgagatggatgaagaggaggatacagaggagggagaggaagactcagaagatgaagaggaggaggaaatgtgCCTACCTGGAATGGACGGCAAGGAGGAG CCTGGCTCAGACAGCGGCACCACAGCTGTCGTGGCTCTGATCCGAGGGAAACAGCTGATCGTGGCCAATGCTGGAGACTCTCGCTGTGTGGTGTCTGAGCGCG GCAAAGCAGTCGACATGTCATACGACCACAAGCCAGAGGACGAGGTGGAACTAGCTCGCATCAAAAACGCTGGAGGCAAAGTGACCATGGATGGACGGGTCAACGGTGGACTGAACCTCTCCAGAGCTATTG GTGACCACTTCTATAAGAGGAACAAGTCTCTGCCTCCAGAGGAACAGATGATTTCTGCGATGCCAGACGTCAAAGTTCTGACGCTTAACGAGGATCATGAATTCATGGTCATTGCCTGCGACGGCATCTG gAATGTGTTGAGCAGTCAGGAGGTGGTGGACTTCATCAACGAGAGGATCAAACCGGACCAGAATGGCAAAGTCAGACGCCTCTCATCCATAGTGGAAGAG CTGTTGGACCATTGTTTGGCCCCTGACACATCTGGAGATGGGACAGGATGTGACAACATGACCTGCATCATCATCACCCTCAGGCCACACCCATCTACTGCCGAGCCAGACGACATGAAGAAGAGGAAGcaccaggaggaggaggcagcaggAGCCGAGCCAGAGAAGAACGGAAACGACAGCAAAAAGGCTAAAAGTGACTAA
- the ppm1g gene encoding protein phosphatase 1G isoform X2 translates to MGAYLSQPNTTKTSFDGGNSNMSYGFSAMQGWRVSMEDAHNCIPEFDEETAMFSVYDGHGGEEVALYCSKYLPDIIKEQKTYKDGKLQKALEDAFLAIDSRMTSEEVIKELIQIAGRPTEEPPVEKVAEEDDLDTEEAALLHEEATMTIEELLVRYGQNLNAVKHAAALSAAAKKAASSHPEASADKGEGGKGQKDGVNGDVEEESNGKAKEAEGAACGSKLRACRRTGGGEGSGSADCGGSGSSNGEEKAGKAEGDAGPSCSSLSSKAAGDSKSRFFDDSEESEEGEEEEEGSDEEDGSEEEEGDSSEMDEEEDTEEGEEDSEDEEEEEMCLPGMDGKEEPGSDSGTTAVVALIRGKQLIVANAGDSRCVVSERGKAVDMSYDHKPEDEVELARIKNAGGKVTMDGRVNGGLNLSRAIGDHFYKRNKSLPPEEQMISAMPDVKVLTLNEDHEFMVIACDGIWNVLSSQEVVDFINERIKPDQNGKVRRLSSIVEELLDHCLAPDTSGDGTGCDNMTCIIITLRPHPSTAEPDDMKKRKHQEEEAAGAEPEKNGNDSKKAKSD, encoded by the exons ATGGGGGCTTATCTGTCGCAACCTAACACGACCAAGACCTCTTTCGATGGCGGCAACAGCAACATGAGCTACGGTTTCTCTGCCATGCAGGGCTGGCGCGTCTCCATGGAG GATGCTCACAACTGTATCCCAGAGTTTGATGAGGAGACAGCCATGTTTTCTGTGTATGATGGACATGGAG GCGAGGAGGTGGCTCTGTACTGTTCAAAGTACCTTCCTGACATCATCAAGGAGCAGAAGACCTACAAAGACGGCAAACTGCAAAAG GCTCTGGAGGATGCCTTCTTGGCCATCGACAGCAGAATGACCTCAGAGGAAGTCATCAAGGAACTGATCCAGATCGCTGGACGGCCCACTGAGGAGCCTCCTGTTGAAAAGGTGGCAGAGGAGGACGATT TGGACACAGAGGAGGCAGCTTTGCTCCACGAGGAAGCCACAATGACCATAGAGGAGCTGCTGGTGCGCTATGGCCAGAACCTCAATGCTGTCAAGCACGCAGCTGCTCTCAG TGCGGCTGCCAAGAAGGCTGCGAGCTCGCACCCTGAGGCCTCAGCAGACAAAGGGGAAGGTGGGAAAGGACAGAAGGACGGAGTAAATGGAGATGTGGAGGAAGAGAGCAATGGAAAGGCAAAGGAAGCAGAAGGAGCGGCTTGTGGGTCTAAGCTGCGAGCCTGTCGGAGAACAGGAGGCGGTGAAGGCAGTGGTTCAG CTGACTGTGGAGGGTCAGGAAGCTCCAATGGAGAGGAAAAGGCTGGTAAAGCCGAGGGAGACGCAGgtccctcctgctcctctctgtcctccaagGCTGCAGGAGATTCCAAGTCAAGGTTTTTTGATGACAGCGAGGAGtctgaggagggagaggaggaggaggagggcagtgATGAAGAG GATggcagtgaggaggaagagggtgacagcagtgagatggatgaagaggaggatacagaggagggagaggaagactcagaagatgaagaggaggaggaaatgtgCCTACCTGGAATGGACGGCAAGGAGGAG CCTGGCTCAGACAGCGGCACCACAGCTGTCGTGGCTCTGATCCGAGGGAAACAGCTGATCGTGGCCAATGCTGGAGACTCTCGCTGTGTGGTGTCTGAGCGCG GCAAAGCAGTCGACATGTCATACGACCACAAGCCAGAGGACGAGGTGGAACTAGCTCGCATCAAAAACGCTGGAGGCAAAGTGACCATGGATGGACGGGTCAACGGTGGACTGAACCTCTCCAGAGCTATTG GTGACCACTTCTATAAGAGGAACAAGTCTCTGCCTCCAGAGGAACAGATGATTTCTGCGATGCCAGACGTCAAAGTTCTGACGCTTAACGAGGATCATGAATTCATGGTCATTGCCTGCGACGGCATCTG gAATGTGTTGAGCAGTCAGGAGGTGGTGGACTTCATCAACGAGAGGATCAAACCGGACCAGAATGGCAAAGTCAGACGCCTCTCATCCATAGTGGAAGAG CTGTTGGACCATTGTTTGGCCCCTGACACATCTGGAGATGGGACAGGATGTGACAACATGACCTGCATCATCATCACCCTCAGGCCACACCCATCTACTGCCGAGCCAGACGACATGAAGAAGAGGAAGcaccaggaggaggaggcagcaggAGCCGAGCCAGAGAAGAACGGAAACGACAGCAAAAAGGCTAAAAGTGACTAA
- the mis12 gene encoding protein MIS12 homolog — MARETREEMEMDTRGEVDEEADGLPLTTLKLYETQFFGFTPQTCMLRVYSAFRDSLYDILPVVEKVCVRQLSKGKSDGAEEVIQTRARECSRKLQQFLEKQFKKLSERMETLLIDRCFSIPPNVLLPEDQSHRNYPQHLQEALRLELSHADLQRAYEAEVCARQALLAELEEQREVQRQLEGILTWIRELQAAWVKEGNGSFHDSFRLVMESVKKLEEAVGEVCNRAPH, encoded by the exons ATGGCGCGGGAAACCCGGGAAGAGATGGAGATGGATACCCGCGGAGAGGTGGACGAAGAGGCGGACGGTCTCCCTCTGACGACTTTAAAACTGTACGAGACACAGTTTTTCGGTTTCACCCCACAGACATGTATGTTACGGGTCTACAGTGCCTTCCGGGACTCCCTGTACGACATTTTACCCGTGGTggagaaggtgtgtgtgaggcagctgaGCAAAGGCAAGTCTGACGGGGCCGAGGAGGTGATCCAGACCCGGGCCCGGGAGTGCAGCCGGAAGCTGCAGCAGTTTCTGGAGAAGCAGTTCAAGAAGCTGTCGGAGCGGATGGAAACACTGCTGATCGACCGCTGCTTCTCCATCCCGCCTAATGTCCTCCTGCCCGAGGACCAGTCACACAGGAACTACCCCCAACACTTACAG GAGGCCCTGAGGCTGGAGTTGTCCCACGCTGACCTCCAGAGAGCCTACGAAGCAGAGGTCTGTGCCAGACAGGCCCTGCTAGCTGagctggaggagcagagggaagTGCAGAGGCAGCTGGAAGGCATCCTGACGTGGATCAGAGAGCTGCAGGCTGCCTGGGTGAAGGAAGGTAACGGCAGCTTCCATGACAGTTTCCGGCTTGTGATGGAGTCTGTGAAGAAGCTGGAGGAGGCCGTCGGGGAGGTCTGCAACAGGGCGCCTCACTGA